ACCAATGATACCATCAAGGTCCTtttcaaaagcaaaaaaaaaactttgctaaaCCCTAAACCTAATCTAATTATCTGTTATTAAGATTACTCAATATTTTTATAgtgacatagtatataaggccgaaaaaagacatttgtccatccagttcggcctgttatcctgcaagttgatccagaggaaggccaaaaaaaactgtgagatagAAGGCAATTTCCCCCCCTTTAGGGGGGGGGAATTCCTTCCtgacttcaatcaggcaatcagaataactccctggctcAACGACccctagctatagcctgtaatattattacgctccagaaatacatccaggcccctcttgaatccctttattgtactcaccatcacctcctcctcaggcagagagttccatagtctcactgctcttaccgtaataAAACTTCAAAACaaacatatatataatttttacaagtaaggctccattcacacgtccgcaacgtgttttgcggatacacggagccacggatctgcaaaacacggaaagcggcaatgtgctttccgcattttgcggaccgcacattgccggcactaatagaatatgcctgttctggtccgcgattgcggacaagaataggacatgttctatttttttgcggaaacggaagcacggatgcggaagtgcggatccgcaaatgtggatgcggagagcacatttcggccccattgaaaatgaatgggtctgcacccgttccgcaaaattgcggaacggatgcggatccattttgcggacgtgtgaatggacccttatagtgatCCTCATCCTCATTCCTCACCATTCTTCAACACATTAGATAAACAATAGCAATTATGGATTAGATGTTCAAGTGTCGTCGAATGCAAGATAACACTACAATATTTATCATATCACAATGtgatgtaaaacaaaaaaacatacatttgttGTAATATGTCTAAACTTGCTCAATGTCATCTGCTAGTTTATTACCAACCCTAAAACTGGACGtaattaatataattttttattcatgAACCTTCTTAAGTAACTAGTGCTGCAATCTTGTATCATACCTAATGAGGTTTTGTGGCTTACTCTGCACTTAATACTCTTTGGCATCTTGGTTTGCAGATGTACCTAGCTTTCCTTGATGTCCTAAAGAATAAACTCTTCATGAAGGCATACACCAGAACACAAGACTTCTTTCATGGGGTGCCCTGTAATTAGAGCATGGACTCCCTCCCCTCTatgtcatctaagtccacccctttcAGTTGGACAGTACAATCCTCTCTCTTCTAGTCAGTCTACGCTTAACCAGTCATGAGGACAGATCTCTGGTGTTATcagaacatttaaagggaacctgtcaccgggattttcggtatagagctgaggacatgggttgctagatggccactagcacatccgcaatacccagtccccatagctctgtgtgcttttattgtgtataaaaaaccatttgatacatatgcaaataaacctgagatgagtcagagcttgaaaatatgactctactctggtcacacaagtaagatatgactcttttatgttaatttgcatatgtatcaaatcgttttttttacacaataaaagcacacagagctatggggactgggtattgcggatgtgctagtggccatctagcaacccatgtactcagctttatacccaaaatcccggtgacaggttccctttaacatgtcATAGTAAGCATATATTACAAACATACAAACAAACaaatctgacaatacagacatgaacacgtGAAGGGCTCATAGGAAACGTTTCATtgaattcaattaaaaaaaattgtatagctaaataaaaaatttggcaccaataaaaaacaaaaatctcccaatacttttttttaattcccattgtatagaatatatatatataaaaaaaaatattgtactcCATATATTCACATTTTCATTTATCCATTTCCTGCTACAGCATATTGTATTCATATCCACTCAAAGATTATACCCACGCCCTTATACTTGAAGTACAGATTGCACACACAGTTCTGCTAAGCATCCATCAAATACTTCACAACTGCACACATATTCAACACAACTGCAACTTAAAGctacacccattcacattccacggAATGATTTATGACTCTCAGctacacagctttcctggaaaaagATACACACACCCAGAATTACTAATAATCTCTATTGCTGTTCAGCCATTACTTGCCAATGCCTTCTGGTCTTCAATCTGTAATCAATCAAAATCCTATAACAAGACagcattcaagttataataataaaacaattttcTTAAAACCAAATCATTTTATATGACTGAATTGGTGGTGCACGTAAGGCTGGGTTCCCACATTACAATTAgctgcttgggaaagaagaaaaaaacattattaaaaaaTCTTCACTTTTCTGTGTCTTGTAAAAAGCTATTGCATATCACTTACTAAACACCCTACATTTCAGCAATCTTAGACTCTATTTGTCTTACTCCTCTGTCTGATACCTCATACCCCCTTCCCCCCAATCCAAACCAGTCACTTTTATATGTTTCTAAGCAAAACAATCAGCATTGCAAAAAATCCAAAATCCCTTATCTAAGGAATGTTTGAGCCTAGCAAACTATGTCTCTTAACAAATGTTCTCAGTTGAGGCTGGGGTTTGGGATCAGCCCACTGCAGCAGTCAGTCCCCCTTTCCTGACTATTATCTCTCAAGAATTCTACTTCAGGGAAAGTAGggaaaaaaagagcaatacaatcAGACTAGAGGGGGGATGGGCCATAAAATACCACTATCTATGGGTCTATGTCCCTTACACAAAGAACAATCCACAAATATCCACCATCTTCAAAGAAACCATCTGTACATCTGTGCCATCTGAAACCAGAACAGAGATATATAGTATTTTTAACGCCTTCACTGTCTTTTTCTTAGTGCTAGCCATAGATCTATTGGCACACACTAGGTACAATGCTTATTCATTATTAACTGAAAAACAGTCCCTGATATATCACACTTACTGTCCTTTAGTGCATATATTTGTTACAAACAAATAAATCTAATCTCTAATACTATGGCCAGGACTCACAAACAGCATTAGAGTGCCAAAGACATAAACCGTTCATTtctgaacatttaacacaagTGCCGTTATGATCATTGTAGACATTTGTGCGCTTTCCTCTTCCTAGTGTCATCAATTACACAGTACTGTTACAAACTCATCAGAAGCCCCCTCAACTTTACAAGATCTCTGATGTCCACAATCTGCAAGCTCTCATTACACAAAGTCTTACAGATTTTTACTAGAATCTTTTCAGGCATACAACTTCCAAAAGAACCTTGCTAGATTCTACTGAGCCTACTACAGCCCTACTCAGAGCTCATAACATATTTGCACAATATATGCAACCACTAATAATGTGCTAGCAGATTAGTAGAATCTTGTGAATGCTCAGGTTCCCATTTGGAGTGGCAGGTCCAAACTCTCCTCTCTGTGAAACATACTAGCAACAAAAAAGCATATTCATAATTTAAATCCCACTTCTGACACCAACTGtaatgtgaattcaaaagatttgagaacgAATAAGCATatacaggctaagtgaataaatatatttactaagtgtcattaaatataacataacacagacaaatcacatacagaataatacaaaataaataagcGTTACTAGCCTAAATATGCAATATGTGGTAGGGTTCCAACTAATATATGTGTGTAACCAGAGTTATACACCTCGTCCCCGCCCCTGATGTCACTCATGTCCTGAGATATGGCTTTGAGATCACtactcaggaatgtggtcttatcaaCAGAATGGGGGATGAGTATGCTTAACctactacattacaaggaatatcTTACACGGAATACTAAAAGTAATATATAAGAGACAGAATTgaaggggacagaaccaatcagtacttataAATGCTCTTACAATACATGACTGCATCCCGATTGTGCTGTGGCAGTATCCTACATATTTTCATGCTATGTAGACTATGCTTGTTACACAATAATCAGCCCAATCCATGGGAAAATGTAAATTGCAGTCCAGTACAGCCACATGTTCAGtataatttttgggtaaatttataATGAAAGTCATACTAATAATGACTCATCTTTTCCCACAGTGTGGAGTCAGGAATAACCCCATCTCAGAATTTTctctacattacacacacaggacTAGTAAACTACCAAAAATCATTGAAAATGACATCAATGTGTAGGTTCTACGTTTACTACTTCCCTTTTGATCAACACAACTGTACGGTGACCTTTCAAAGCCACCTTCATACAGGTAAGTAATATTATATTCCTTCAGGGCCACTATCAGGGCTAACACAACTGTAAGTGTTATGCAGTTCGCAaatcacagatccgcaaaacattgaTCCCGGCCAAGTGCTAGCTGCCAATTTctttagaaatgtcctatccttgtccataaaatgtctattttttttgtggtttcgCAAAATAGacgtgtggatgcggacagcacatggtgtgctgtccgcatcttttgcggccccatagaataCGGATCGGCTGTGTGCACGAGGCCGCAGGCTGTATAAGTATTCCTGCACTTAGGGGCCCAACCAAACAAGGGACCCTGTGAGCCAATTATTACAACACAGAATTAATTAGAAAAGTAGTCACCACTGGACATGAATTTATCTCATGGTGAGATTGAGCCAGTTATCGGGAACAAATGTAAATACAATTGCTCATTCCTGGTAACTGGCTCGTGTAAGCGTGCTGCCCAAAAAACAAGCAAAACACTAGTTTGTCAGGTGATCCATCATTTATGAGGTACAAGAAAATCATTGTTTGTCGGCAGCATATCATCCTGTGTTAACAGTGATGTGCTACCAAAAAACAGTGAAACTTTGCGGGAATGAATGATCATAGTCGAGATTGTTCATACCCATAGAGAACAGATGACTGCTGCATTTAAATACAGGTAACAAATTGGCAGTGATCGGTTAATCCTCGATCACAGCCCAGTGTATTGGGCCATGTAAAAAGGCCCTAAATCTGTAGCAGTGTAATAAAAAGCAGGGTCATTCAGAGTACTGTATTAGTAAAATGGAGCTCCAAAAACCGATAATTCTATATTATTAAAATAATCAACACAGAATTTTAGAACATTTAATATAATTAAATTATAGGTAATTATTTAACCAGCCAAGACAGATTaaaaatatttaaccccttaagcatGTGGCCTTTTTTTGCCTTCAGGATTTATTTTGTGAAACTGGAATATCCCTTAATCCTTTTAGGACCAGGTAACTTTTTGGCagtgacattttaatttttccttaacggggttgtctcatcatggacaatgggggcatatcgctatgatatgcccccattgtcttataggcccGGGTACCACcgcagggacccgcacctatatggagaacagagccccgaaagtgaagagGGCGTACTGAgcagctggctcggctatttccgttggccccatagaaatgaatgggagtgggtgcagcgcatgcgcggtacgctcccttTCACTTCtctggggagccggcttggtggttgcttgaccggagtcctccagcaaccaccttgcggggctccattctcgatataggtgcaggtcccagcggggaccggcacctataagacaatgggggcatatcctagtgatatgcccccattgtccacgatcgagaacggagccccacaaggtggtggctggaggacaccggtccagccaccaccttgcgggctccgttctcgatataggtgcaggtcctagagatatgcccccattgtcaatgatgagacaatccctttaatgcttttcaagagccataactttaatATCTTTCCATCCACATAACCATATGAGGGttcgttttttgtgggacaaggtgCATTtaatttaatggcaccatttaatgttccatataatgtatagtgaaactatagaaaaattatttgGAAAGTGGAAAGTGGAAACAAAATTGTAATTCTGCCATTGAGTTTTTTAAAGGTCTTAATTATATGGTAAAAATGTCATAACATTATTCTTAAAGTCATTATGATTGCAGCTAGACcaaatttttatagtttttatatattttactaaaatatatttaaatatatttaacataATATATCTTTGCCTCCccattttttttaacacccatcactttttcttatttttttcctcatggcggtgtgagacttttttttttacaaggtgAAATAGAGTTTTGGTTGGTACAATTTTTTGGTTACATTTTTGATAATTTTATCCCTTTATGCTAGGCCAATAAATGGCAATTCTGGCATTGGGATTGTTTTTGGATGCAACGATAGTCACGATACCAAttgcgcttttttttttctttcattttttttttgtccccccccaatttttttagtCTCTTTTTCACCCTGTTGTAAGACATGACATGTCACACTGTTCTTTACTATGTCGTATTAAACACAAAAGTCACAATATTAAGTATTGCAATTCAATAAGATACATATGTGTGTTTTAGTTGAACATATTAATGTGTCGTTATGGAGGACATTAGAGGAAATGAAGAAGGATCTGAAGAAGTTTTACAGTGAAGGAGAATGGATACTGCTCGGTATCGATGCCAGTTACGTAGAAGCGGATGATAAagggaaaaaatttggtttgctAGTAGTCTACGTGAGTTCACTTTAAAGGCTTCTTATTTAATCTATACTGTGCTAAatccttagggtatgttcacaaggAGTTTTCGTAATGGGAAATCCATTTCATTGGGAAGTTTAAATGTGGATTTGGCATGGACTCCGAACCAAGAATGAACATGTGACTTCTTTATTTTAATGCTACGACTTTTAAAACCGCCAGGGGGGGTAGATTAACGTCTTAATTATAGTGTTTTTTCCATTGATATCAATGGAGATAATTTAAAAGTGCTTTCAGATGCGGAACCCACACCAAAACCTTGTTGAGACGACTCAGTGATGACATACCCTTAGCCGCCCTAAATACTTTCTATTTTTAGgcattttgtttccccccccaaaaaatataaatattatagTGGTTGACATAGAAACATCACAAAGCATAGTGATAGCTATGCTGCCTTAGCCCAGCATCTAAATGCCCTTTCTAAGGTAGAAATGGCTTGTTGGCACCCTCCTGACATCCAGGGCacatcagggttgccaaccagaatttttctttttttctggacaacttgtcCCAAATGTATGGACAGCCAATATTTTTTGTGAACATGTAAAactataatgaatgataaaaaattaTAAGTAATGCAAGtgaatagctcaatatactgatcatcactcattaccagcatttactgtgagttataaaaatataattaGCACTGTAATATTCtaatcaagtaccaccagcctcaaaaacatcaagaaaacattcttttttttttttactgacacaggaaaaaagttgcctatttttacggactgtccagaaatttctggatggttggtAACCATAAGGCACATGTGACACCCAGGTAAAGATTCACTTTATTACTGTATAAATGTATCTACACAGACTTGCCTAGGCAGATGGGCTTGTCAGTGCCCCCTCTCATCCCACTACTCCCAGCACCTGGGGCATGTAAAAGGGtcatctataaaaaaaacactctgCAGTCATTTTACTTAATGAATATTGATATATTGATGTATTTGTTGATACTGTTGATACTGAATATTGTTGAACATTATGGTTCTTTACTTGGAGGTAGGGTGGAGTAGTCCTATAGAAGAGTAAATATTACAATACTGACTTATACAATACTGACTGATAATTTCTTCATAGCTGAAGGGTAAAGAATAGGCAGAGACCACAGTCCAGGGCGGCCTCTGTTCTGTACCTGGCACTGGTGGGTCTCTTATAGATGAAGATGGAGAAGCTTTCTCTGGGAACTGTCCATTCTTGAGAGTCCTTATATCTGGCTGTGGCACTATACAGAAGCCAGCAGAGGAGACAGGAAGAAAGAGGTGCTAGGTCTAACACCTGATTGGTGGTTCAGATTGGGACCTAACAGTAGGTGCCCGTGAGTGAGGAGTTAATTTCATTTTCATGGACGGCATCAGAGATGTTAATGCTAAAAAGGAAAGGCCCGTGGGAGCTGAGGAGAAGTGAGACGAGGGAATAAGACACATCCAGCAGtacattatctctacagcaaggtTGATGCAAGTAAAGCATATGAAAATGACCAAAGTTCTGTTCTTTATAGTGAAATCTAACTCTGGATAAAAGTTCCTAATACCACAAAGTTGCCCTATTATAATAAAGAACCTAGGTTTATAGCTATTCTTGCATTCATTTACATTTGGTACATGTGACACCCAGGTAAGGAATCACTTTGCTACTGTATACCTGTATCTACATGGACTTGCCTAGCCATACGGGCTCGTTGGTGCCCCCTCTCACCCCATTACTCCCAGCACCTGGGGCACATACAGTAGGTCACTAGCTGCATTTGGCATACTGAGTACGATAGTAACATAATGATTGGCAGGTCATTGTCTTAAAGACATACATGCCATGGAGCTCTCACAGACCAAGAACGTAGGGTTTTTGTATGTTTGCTCATTTCCTATTTAGACAATTAATTTGCTCTTTACATAGGTCATCTTCAGAAGAAATCCAACTTTTTATGTTGTGAATCTAATTATTCCCAGCGTGTTTCTCATAATTATGGATATTATTGGTTTCTACATCCCGCCAGAAAGTGGAGAGAGGATTTCTTTCAAGATCACCCTCCTTCTGGGTTACTCGGTCTTCCTCATCATAGTTTCAGAAAACTTACCTGCCTCATCCCGAGGAACTCCAATAATAGGTACGGACAACATCTAATGTTTTTTTACCCCACAGTTTTGAGTGTGCCTCCTTGATCACATGTGGAAATTcccaactcaaatttttttataaaatgtctaAAAAACATTCATATATCATATCTTTTGGATtattcacatgaccgtttttttctGTCCAACGTgctatctgttttaaaaacaaACAGCACACACCCATATGAGTCAATAAAACTTTTCACACATCCCTTTTTACATGGACGGCCAATCCTAAAAAGCTCAGTGCATGCCCTTTTCTGGCCCATTTTGGATGATCAGACTCACCCATTcaattgatgggagtgagaaaaaactgaatggactatCCATGTGCTACCCCTTTTTCACAGATCTATTTCTTTGCGGATGGAAAATTGGCAATGGTCGCGTGAATAAGGTTTTATAAATTCAGGCGACAATAAGAAAGACATTGAGAATTGTGTTGtttactttttaaccccttaaagggaatctgtcaccagccacCTCAATATCCAACTGTttacatagacacatagctgtggttcaactGATTAAAACTCTGTTttattttgttgatctgaggctccgttgctgagttatgatactttttcttaatatgcagattaggcctttggtgcaacgaTGTGTAATCAttgctagagatgagagaatttttcaaaaattccatttggccggtttgccgaatttttcagaaaaatttggtttgatccgaatttatttgcagcgaattaccttaaaaaactgctatttcctggttgcagagagcctttataggagTTTAGAACACCGtgctttgcagtaacacacatagggagtctgctgtggtagtgaaataatactgtgagtcagtatgacatgacaCACGTGTTTAAgggggtcgctcttagaatcactgcacacttcacctatttgggcagtcacgtggccaaaactgaccaaataactgaagtatcaactcagccttacaggaagCAGAAGAACGtcatctgattccacatagatgtctacaggacCTCTTCTAATAaaggcttatacaagtagagccccccagacagagtggagagggtgtcagcagtaagtttgtgtcactgattaattttccccattctctgatccgtcagaacaataatccacaaaaaacgcatctagtctgtggagcatcttccttcactcggtcagcatttgctcaataatacatcagtattgctaatggcaaaaaaaaacaggagtggatctaaaacagagatcacacataaatggaatatttgcatgtcttctgtgttttgtacccactcctacttttggctacaaattctgatgggaccatacaggcattaaatctgctacacagacaggattcattgtgcgtctcatttttccttccttctgacagtttAGAAGAAGTGTGAAATAaatgatgatgatgtcagccaggccgaaagcaaaaatagtggaccagtcatgaaggtgggaacagcacgagaagttcacagagtggacctatgacatagtggtgaggtggaagcagcatgaggagaccacagagtggcccaatgacagggtctggaggtggaagtagTATGAAGAGGcagcgagtggcacaatgaccgagtctggagttggcagcagtatgaggaagccacagagtggcacaatgacagagtctggaggtggcagcagcatacgtaggccacaaagtggcacaatgacctagtctggaggtggcagcagcatgaagaagcaacagagtggcacaatgacagagtctggaggtgtcagcagcagcatcaggaggaagccacagagtggcacaatgaccgagtcttgaggtgacagcagaagcagcatcagtagaaagccacagagtgggacaatgacagaggctggaggtggcagcagtatgaggaagccacagagtggcacaatggcagagtctggagatggcagcagcatgagcaggccacagagtggcacaatgaccaagtctggaggtggcagcagtatgaggaagacacagagtagcacaatggcagagtctggaggtggcagcagcatgagtaggccacagagtagggatgagcgaactcgaactgtatagttcgggttcgtaccgaattttggggtgtccgtgacacggacccgaacccggacattttcgtaaaagtccgggttcggtgttcgtcgctttcttggcgcttttgtgacgctttcttggcgctttttgaaaggctgcaaagcagccaatcaacaagcgtcatactacttgccccaagaggccatcacagccatgcctactattggcatggctgtgattggccagagcaccatgtgacccagcctctatttaagctggagtcacatagcgccgcccgtcactctgctctgattagcgtagggagaggttgcggctgcgacagtagggcgagattaggcagattaactcctccaaaggacttgattaactgatcgatctgcagctgtggatcattgagctgctgatcctcaattgctcactgtttttaggctgcacagaccgtttgtcagtctcatttttctggggtgatcggcggccattttgtgtcttgtggtgcgccagcacaagctgcgaccaagtgcatttaaccctcaatggtgtggttgttttttggctaaagcctacatcagggtgaagctgtcacaccaagtgcatttaaccagcaatagtctgttcattttttggccatatacaaaatcaggggcaagctgcgcctgtcaccaagtgcatttaaccctcaatggtgtggttgttttttggctaaagcctacatcagggtgaagctgtcacaccaagtgcatttaaccagcaatagtctgttcattttttggccatatacaaaatcaggggcaagctgcgcctgtcaccaagtgcatttaaccctcaatggtgtggttgttatttggctaaagcctacatcagggtgaagctgtcacaccaagtgcatttaaccagcaatagtctgttcattttttggccatatacaaaatcaggggcaagctgcgcctgtcaccaagtgcatttaaccctcaatggtgtggttgttatttggctaaagcctacatcagggtgaagctgtcacaccaagtgcatttaaccagcaatagtctgttcattttttggccatatcccagtctaattctgtcactaaatccataccggtcacccagcgcctaaatactaggcctcaaatttatatccagctaaatctgtccctagtgctgtagctgggcgagttatttagtgtccgttcaagcacatttcttgttctgggttgaaatacaattctcaatttagcaatttcataatttagtggttcctgctatatcagagctctttgaaatctatcccaaaaagggtatataatattgaaggtgcacatagggtcattcagagtaacttcacacacacccgctactgtgtatttccaagtctaattctgtcactaaatccataccggtgacccagcgcctaaatactaggcctcaaatttaattccctctaaatctctcgttacccaccgctgtactgttgttgctgggcaagatatttagtgtccgtcaaagcacattttttgttctgggttgaagtacaattcccaatttagcaatttcataatttagtggtttctgctatatcagagctatttgaaatctatcccaaaaagggtatataatattgaaggtgcacatagggtcattcagaataacttcacacacacccgctactgtgtatttccaagtctaattctgtcactaaacccatacctgtcacccagcgcctaaatactaggcctcaaatttaaatccctctaaatctctcgttaccgttgtcctgttgtagctgggaaagttatttagtgcccgtcaaagcacattttttgttctgggttgaagtacaattcccaatttagcaatttcataatttagtggttcctgctatatcagag
The Bufo gargarizans isolate SCDJY-AF-19 chromosome 2, ASM1485885v1, whole genome shotgun sequence genome window above contains:
- the LOC122926280 gene encoding 5-hydroxytryptamine receptor 3A-like, whose amino-acid sequence is MRSAEYLNLTQVRLVHSLLQEYEKDLRPVRNWKNSTMVYIDLTIYAITAVDEKEQLLSTWCIYNRYWKDEFLTWDPLEYDNISLISLPSLEVWVPDVYINEFVESGITPSQNFLYITHTGLVNYQKSLKMTSMCRFYVYYFPFDQHNCTVTFQSHLHTVEHINVSLWRTLEEMKKDLKKFYSEGEWILLGIDASYVEADDKGKKFGLLVVYVIFRRNPTFYVVNLIIPSVFLIIMDIIGFYIPPESGERISFKITLLLGYSVFLIIVSENLPASSRGTPIIEVYFLVCMALLVISLTESIFIVRIVNKKNIQSKVPKWMKKLLLGHMTVLLHMKDKSRYFKSLDTGREMDTTSTG